Part of the Candidatus Zixiibacteriota bacterium genome, TATGGTGCTTCTGGCTCTCAATGCAAGAAACACCTTTCTCCGATCATAGCAGTTGCGCGAAATCTTCGAACGGAATAACCGGCCAGGTCTCTGTTTCGAGAATAGCCGCACTGTTAATTTCCGAAGCCACCCGGAAAGCTACAATTTGATCCTCCGCCTGGAACACGGCCAGGAAGTCGTACCTACCGAGGGTGGCGTACAACTTCTCAACGATCACTTTGTTCTTGGT contains:
- a CDS encoding GYD domain-containing protein, with the translated sequence MATYIMAMTINPAAKKEHPDLSHHVNQSLEIFTKNKVIVEKLYATLGRYDFLAVFQAEDQIVAFRVASEINSAAILETETWPVIPFEDFAQLL